The DNA segment CACGCTCCTCTAGGTTCTTTGAACTCTGTGGGCGGTGTGGCTACAGAAATTAACTCCTTCAACTACGTCTCACCTCGTGCGTGGTTGGCTACTTCTCACTTTGTGTTAGGATTTTTCTTCTTAATTGGTCACTTGTGGCACGCTGGACGCGCTCGCGCTGCGGCTGGTGGTTTTGAGAAGGGTATCGACCGTGAGAATGAGCCAGCAATGGCTATGGGTGACCTTGACTAGGTTGCAAATTTTATTTCATCACTGACAATCAAACGCTTTTTAGGCTCTTGCGTAACAGCAAGAGCTTTTTTTAATTATGGATTTTGGGGACTGGGGACTGGAGACTGGCGATTGGGGATTGGGTACAAGGAAAAGAATATAGAGGGATACAGGATTATGAATGTTTGAAACCATTACACCCTTATACCCCTATACCCCTATACCCTTACTTACCAGAAAGGGAAACGGCCGCTACTGTGATTGTAAAAATGTAATCTACCAAAACCGAGGAATTGGCTATGAGTTTTTTTCTCCTGCGGGAAAAGCTGTAACCCCAAATAGATATACTCCTGAGATGGTTGGATTTTGCCAAGGTTTCAAGCCAATTGTGATGGTTTTACCTGGAGATACTGGCGGGTCAAATATTAGAGATACTGTTCTGGTTTGACGATTATCAGCCGCATCTTTTAATCCAATTCTCTGTCCTCTATGGGAGCGTGTACCTTCAAAAGCAAAACTATTTTTGAGGTCGAAGCGAATATTATCTACTCCCTGATGTTGGTTAATTGTGAGTTTTTGTAAGGGTTCGCTAGCGTTTTCTGGCAAGTTGACTGTGAAATAATATGTTGCGCCCCAGACATTGACCTGATTGTATGTGGTTACAGTTTCTACAAGGCGTGGTGGTTGGACAAAATAGACTGTACCATCTTGCAACTGAATTGCTTGACTCGGTGGGATGGTATATCCATTGAGTATTGCTAAACTGGCGATCGCTCTACCCAATAATACTTTAAGGCGCATGACTCAGCTTGTTTGACTCATTAGATAGTAATTATACTTGCTCAATATCTAAAATAATTAGCCCATAAACTTAACATTTATTATTAATAAATTACCAAGATAACTATTATTACTTAAAAATACAAATGATTTGTAAAAGATAATTGATATCTATTGTCAGAGTTACTATGAAAGTTAGAAACTAAACATACAAACCCAGCAATTATTCTTATGAATGCTATTTCCAAAGTTGAATTCAAGCATCCGAGTTGGCAAACTGCTATCTTGTTTGCTCTCGGCTTCTGGCTAAGTGCTAGCCTAGTTTTGGATTGGGTAATTATGCCTAGTCTTTACCTTTCAGGGATGATGTTGCAAGAGGGTTTTACTACAGCAGGGTATGCAATTTTTTGGATATTTAATCGCTTAGAATTGTTATCTGCGGCTGTAGTATTGACTGGGATACTGGTTTGGAAAAAGACTCACGTACATTGGAACGTGAATATGACAATTATCGGCTTTATGCTGTTGGCGATCGCTCTCCTCAATACTTATTTTTTTACTCCGCAAATGTCGGCAATTGGAGTTAATCTCAATCTATTTGCCACAGAATCTACGATTCCGGCAACGATGAATTTACTACACGGTGGTTACTTTATACTAGAGGTGGTGAAATTATTAGTAGGTGGCGCACTTTTTAATTGGTGCTGGCAACAGCAAAGTTAGATAGTTTTTCCTAAAAAATAGATGAAACCCAGGCAAAAAGCCCTGAAGCTGAATGAGATTAAACTCGTGAATGTTGATCAGCTATTACGCTTTTAAATTACATAGACACATGGTTTGTTGAGGGCTGACCCTGAGCGTAGTCGAAGGGTCAGCCCTCAACTATTAAAAATACTGTACTCTTGCGTCTAAGCCATTAGAGCGTAACATCCTAGACATTTGTTCTGCGGAAGAGCGATCGCTATAGGTTCCAGCATTCACAAAGGTTCCCAAATTGGATTTAGATGTGTAAGCACGAGGTACATAACGGCGCACTTGGTTGAGAGTCCCGCCATTACTAATCGGCACTATGACCACATAGCGATTATTACCAGGATTATAAGAAATCTCTGCGATGGGTGAACCATTAATGTTTAGTGCTTGCCAAGTTTGCGAATCTACGTTACCAGTAGGATTCAGTTGATAATATTGCTGGAATGAGGCTACAGATGCTCTGGTGTATTCATCAAAATAACCATCTAGACTGCCAGTAAAAAAGCCTAGCTGTGTCAAACGCTGTTGAACTGCTCTCACATTGTTGCCGCGATCGCCTACAGTGAGTAAGTTTCTATTGGGCTGATTAGCATATCTATCTTCCCAGACCCGGCTAACTGCCTGTAAAATCTGCACATCAGCAATGCCATCGGCTGTGAGTCTATAGTCACGCTGAAATCGGACGATTGCATCCCTTGTCATTGCACCAATAGAGCCGGTGGGATTGCCATTAAAATAACCCAAATCCCGTAGACGTTGCTGCAAATCTCTCACCTGTGGAGTAGATAATCCCGGTCTATTGGGAGCTTGAGCAACACCACCTAAAGCGTTCCAAGTTTGTTGATTGACGACTCCGGTAATAGGTAAACCTGCTTTGCGTTGAAAGGCCATGACAGCATCT comes from the Nostoc sp. PCC 7120 = FACHB-418 genome and includes:
- a CDS encoding peptidoglycan-binding domain-containing protein, producing MDTISYSHLASIYEASEYIEFIPIKVNLKFWQWPKFSSNATIRLLSVALSISILSVAGEALALQKVGSTGSEVAEIQRCLKRLGFFNGPVNGRFASITRSGVIGFQRANRLAADGVVGGGTQRALQRACRSATPGAISRGDLRLGSRGAAVSQLQQNLRRLRYFNGPNTGYFGSETQQAVIRFQRANRIGADGIVGNQTAQAIRNAATGSVGVESPVLSEGSTGQAVTRLQQRLRQLGYFSPNPTGNFRGITRDAVMAFQRKAGLPITGVVNQQTWNALGGVAQAPNRPGLSTPQVRDLQQRLRDLGYFNGNPTGSIGAMTRDAIVRFQRDYRLTADGIADVQILQAVSRVWEDRYANQPNRNLLTVGDRGNNVRAVQQRLTQLGFFTGSLDGYFDEYTRASVASFQQYYQLNPTGNVDSQTWQALNINGSPIAEISYNPGNNRYVVIVPISNGGTLNQVRRYVPRAYTSKSNLGTFVNAGTYSDRSSAEQMSRMLRSNGLDARVQYF